Proteins encoded in a region of the Vicia villosa cultivar HV-30 ecotype Madison, WI linkage group LG5, Vvil1.0, whole genome shotgun sequence genome:
- the LOC131607213 gene encoding mitotic checkpoint serine/threonine-protein kinase BUB1-like, translated as MATLWNSTAFRTAVDDPILPFLWSIKIALEDSKCSTQNLCKLLKDCIDKFKDNHRYQNDSRFLKIWFLYMDASVDFDSVFKGMLDSNICANDASLYVYSACFFEAKGRLCDAETIYKLGISKNAEPIKWLEKAHTLFLSRISEICNAASSQKVDYIESATLENNGINPWETSTMNDLLKKINPLMKKFDGYRSSTKSYTGKVILSTLKNASRNKVIELGGMKYHIKGCAGQGGFAQVYKANVNNDSDDVVALKVQKPAFAWEFYMYRQLDQRISGRERSSYGFAHRVHLFSDYSILVCNYLAHGTLQDVINSYVVVGKSMEEVLCIYYTTEMLHMIENLHDVGLIHGDFKPDNLLVRYASGNLTEDGFLDRTGSWQDQGLCLVDWGRGIDLRLFPDHTIFKADCRTSGFRCIEMQENKPWKFQVDAYGLCGVVHVMLHNSYMQIVKKESPDGGSAYHPRLPFKRYWNIELWKNFFSKMLNNYPCHDDKRLLQELKKSFEDYMKSDPQRIRKLKELLAKQRVSLCSA; from the exons CCACCGCCTTCAGAACCGCCGTCGACGACCCCATCCTGCCCTTTCTCTG GTCAATCAAAATAGCCCTAGAAGATTCCAAATGTTCCACTCAGAATCTCTGCAAGTTACTCAAAGATTGCATTGATAAATTCAAGGACAATCACCGCTACCAAAACGATTCCAGATTTCTCAAAATCTGGTTTCTATAT ATGGATGCTAGTGTTGATTTTGATAGTGTTTTCAAAGGAATGCTCGACAGTAATATATGTGCCAATGATGCTTCACTTTATGTGTATTCTGCATGTTTTTTTGAAGCAAAGGGTAGATTGTGTGATGCCGAAACAATCTATAAGCTCGGGATTTCCAA AAATGCAGAGCCAATTAAGTGGTTGGAGAAGGCACATACCTTATTTCTCAGTAGAATTTCTGAAATATGTAATGCTGCTTCAAGCCAGAAG GTTGATTATATAGAATCTGCTACGTTGGAAAACAATGGTATTAATCCATGGGAAACCTCTACTATGAATGACCTTTTGAAGAAGATAAATCCTTTAATGAAGAAATTTGAT GGGTACCGATCGAGCACTAAATCTTATACAGGAAAAGTGATCTTATCCACTTTGAAGAATGCATCGAGGAATAAAGTTATAGAGCTAG GTGGAATGAAGTACCACATCAAGGGCTGTGCCGGACAGGGTGGTTTTGCTCAAGTATACAAGGCAAATGTCAACAACGATTCTGATGATGTGGTGGCACTAAAG GTACAAAAGCCAGCTTTTGCTTGGGAATTTTACATGTACCGTCAGCTAGATCAGCGTATCTCTGGCAGAGAA AGGTCAAGCTATGGTTTTGCTCATAGAGTTCATCTTTTCTCTGACTATAGCATACTCGTCTGTAATTATTTAGCTCACGGGACCCTACAG GACGTGATCAACTCATATGTGGTAGTAGGAAAATCCATGGAAGAAGTATTGTGCATTTATTACACAACAGAAATGTTGCACATGATTGAAAATTTACATGATGTTGGCTTGATTCATGGTGATTTCAAGCCTGATAATCTGCTCGTTCGCTATGCTAG TGGTAACCTCACAGAAGATGGGTTCTTAGACCGAACCGGTTCTTGGCAAGACCAG GGTCTTTGCCTTGTTGACTGGGGAAGAGGGATTGATCTTCGTCTCTTTCCAGATCACACAATATTTAAGGCAGATTGTAGAACTTCTGGTTTTCGATGCATTGAGATGCAGGAGAATAAGCCATGGAAATTTCAG GTAGATGCCTATGGCCTTTGTGGTGTTGTCCATGTGATGCTGCATAATTCCTATATGCAAATTGTTAAAAAAGAATCACCTGATGGGGGCTCTGCGTATCATCCCAGACTACCCTTTAAACG TTACTGGAACATCGAGCTCTGGAAGAATTTCTTCTCGAAGATGCTAAATAACTACCCCTGCCATGATGATAAGAGGTTGCTGCAGGAACTGAAGAAGTCCTTCGAGGACTATATGAAGTCGGATCCTCAACGTATAAGAAAACTCAAGGAGTTACTAGCGAAGCAAAGGGTTTCTCTATGTTCTGCTTAG